The proteins below come from a single Acidobacteriota bacterium genomic window:
- a CDS encoding DMT family transporter, with translation MSALFAQIEAAPRMGEILALTSGLVWAVSVILFRVIGRTVHPLALNLFKNIFAGALVILTMTAWGLPLLPKLVPADYGLFLLSGIIGIGISDTLFLKSLNILGASRTAIVDCLYSPFVIGLSFLFLAESMTASQIFGVVLIISAVLTVTRNGGDEPQSRRNLVFGVFLGALAMLTVAAGIVMVKPALARVPFLWAVLFRLLGGAGSLGIFMFFHPRRRTILAPLVQIANWKALIPASFFGGYLSLIFWMGGMKLAFASVAAALNQLNTIFIVILAAIFLKEKVTALRVAAIAGAFIGAYLASHPF, from the coding sequence ATGTCCGCGCTTTTCGCTCAGATCGAAGCCGCCCCCCGCATGGGAGAGATTCTGGCTCTCACATCCGGCCTGGTCTGGGCCGTCTCCGTGATCCTGTTCCGGGTCATCGGGCGCACGGTTCATCCCCTGGCGCTCAATCTCTTCAAGAACATCTTCGCCGGAGCGCTTGTTATCCTGACGATGACGGCATGGGGTTTGCCCCTCCTTCCGAAACTCGTCCCGGCGGATTACGGGCTCTTCCTGTTGAGCGGGATTATCGGAATCGGAATTTCCGATACGTTGTTTTTAAAGAGCCTCAACATCCTGGGGGCAAGCCGTACGGCCATCGTCGACTGCCTGTACAGCCCGTTTGTCATCGGGCTGTCCTTCCTGTTCCTGGCGGAAAGCATGACGGCCTCGCAGATATTCGGCGTCGTGCTCATCATTTCCGCGGTCCTGACCGTAACCCGGAACGGCGGCGACGAACCCCAATCGCGGCGGAATCTCGTTTTCGGCGTCTTTCTGGGGGCCCTGGCCATGTTGACCGTTGCGGCCGGGATCGTGATGGTCAAGCCGGCCCTGGCCCGGGTGCCCTTCCTCTGGGCGGTTCTTTTCCGCCTTCTGGGCGGAGCCGGATCGCTGGGAATTTTCATGTTTTTTCACCCCCGCCGCCGCACCATTCTGGCGCCTCTGGTTCAAATCGCCAACTGGAAGGCTCTCATTCCCGCTTCGTTTTTCGGGGGCTATCTTTCCCTGATTTTCTGGATGGGGGGGATGAAACTCGCCTTTGCCTCCGTTGCAGCCGCCCTCAACCAGCTCAACACCATCTTCATCGTCATCCTGGCGGCAATTTTCCTCAAGGAAAAGGTGACCGCTCTCAGGGTGGCGGCCATCGCCGGCGCCTTCATCGGCGCCTACCTAGCCTCCCACCCCTTTTGA
- a CDS encoding corrinoid protein: MDMFKDIQEALLAGNKDKVTELVEQALASGQPAARILNEGLIPGMERLGVMFKNNEVFIPEVLVAARAMNAGLARLEPHLVRDKVAPRGIVVIGTVKGDLHDIGKNLVAMMLRGSGYKIVDLGIDVAPEAFVEAARTNGAGVIALSALLTTTMVNMKNVVDSLRSAGLSVPVIIGGAPVTRAYADQIRAEGYAPDAASAVEEIGRLLSA, from the coding sequence ATGGACATGTTCAAAGACATCCAGGAAGCCCTGCTGGCCGGAAACAAAGACAAGGTCACGGAACTCGTCGAACAAGCGCTGGCGTCGGGTCAACCCGCAGCCCGAATTCTGAATGAAGGCCTGATCCCCGGCATGGAGCGTCTGGGCGTCATGTTCAAGAACAATGAGGTTTTCATCCCGGAAGTGCTGGTGGCCGCCCGGGCGATGAACGCCGGGTTGGCCCGGCTTGAGCCCCATCTCGTCCGGGACAAGGTCGCGCCCCGGGGGATTGTCGTCATTGGGACCGTTAAAGGAGATCTCCACGATATCGGGAAAAATCTTGTGGCCATGATGCTCCGCGGGTCGGGATACAAGATCGTCGATCTCGGAATCGACGTCGCTCCCGAGGCCTTCGTCGAGGCGGCCCGGACGAACGGCGCCGGCGTCATCGCCCTGTCGGCGCTTCTGACGACGACCATGGTCAACATGAAAAACGTCGTGGATTCCCTGCGCTCCGCCGGCCTGTCCGTCCCCGTTATCATCGGCGGGGCGCCCGTCACCCGCGCCTATGCCGACCAGATCCGGGCCGAGGGCTATGCCCCGGATGCGGCCAGCGCCGTCGAGGAAATCGGGCGGTTGCTTTCAGCCTGA
- a CDS encoding TIM barrel protein — translation MKRFNVGIDSYGLEFRRLTPFELLDWALMNDADGVQFSGIDPALGLEVDKPFLEELGAYAAENNLYLEWGGGQHIPLDLASGKPLDIRAVNRKAAEEARILGVSVIRSCSGGLMRWTPDALPTETYLRLSAESLKAQLSMLRDHGVTLALETHFEFTTFEILRLFDMCDVAPGEGLGICLDTMNLLTMLEDPVPATRRVLPWVVATHIKDGGILLRDEGLVSFPAEAGEGIIDFAAIFDLLAAQPRRINLSLEDHGGDFPIPIFDPVFLSGFPNLTAGELTSLLKLALLSAEAVRTGQIGVLDRKLWPRVGEARLKRGLRNIRRIANG, via the coding sequence ATGAAACGCTTCAATGTCGGAATCGACAGCTACGGTCTCGAATTCCGCCGGTTGACGCCCTTTGAACTCCTGGACTGGGCGCTTATGAACGACGCCGACGGCGTCCAGTTCTCCGGCATCGATCCGGCCCTGGGTCTCGAGGTGGATAAGCCCTTTCTCGAAGAATTGGGCGCCTACGCCGCCGAAAACAATCTGTATCTCGAATGGGGCGGCGGCCAGCACATTCCCCTCGATCTCGCTTCCGGAAAACCCCTCGATATCCGGGCCGTCAACAGAAAGGCGGCCGAGGAGGCCCGCATCCTTGGCGTTTCCGTGATCCGCTCCTGCTCGGGCGGGCTCATGCGCTGGACCCCGGACGCCTTGCCGACCGAGACCTATCTCCGGTTGAGCGCCGAAAGCCTCAAGGCCCAGCTTTCCATGCTCCGCGACCATGGCGTCACACTGGCCCTCGAAACTCATTTCGAGTTCACGACGTTCGAGATTCTCAGGTTATTCGACATGTGCGATGTCGCCCCCGGAGAGGGGCTGGGCATTTGCCTGGACACCATGAATCTTCTGACCATGCTCGAAGACCCCGTCCCGGCGACGCGCCGCGTCCTGCCCTGGGTCGTCGCGACGCATATCAAGGACGGCGGCATCCTTCTTCGGGACGAGGGCCTCGTTTCTTTTCCGGCCGAGGCCGGAGAAGGCATCATCGATTTCGCCGCAATTTTCGATCTCCTGGCCGCACAGCCACGACGAATCAACCTTTCTCTCGAAGACCACGGCGGGGATTTCCCGATTCCGATCTTCGATCCCGTTTTCCTGTCCGGATTTCCCAACCTGACGGCCGGTGAATTGACATCCCTCTTGAAGCTCGCCCTCCTGAGCGCCGAAGCCGTTCGGACCGGCCAAATCGGTGTTCTCGACAGGAAACTCTGGCCCCGGGTGGGCGAAGCCCGCCTCAAACGGGGTTTACGCAACATCCGGCGCATCGCGAACGGATAG
- a CDS encoding arsenate reductase ArsC, whose product MNKKRVLFVCVHNSARSQMAETFLNALGRDHFEAKSAGLEPGQLNPLAVQAMAEAGFDISKNPTKSVFDIFRRGELFSFVITVCDAEAAEKCPIFPGITTTLNWSFEDPSSFEGTWEERLEKTRRVRDAIRSRVEEFILEHGPKDRELLDFSLDQKKD is encoded by the coding sequence ATGAATAAAAAACGCGTCCTTTTCGTTTGTGTCCACAACAGCGCCAGAAGCCAAATGGCCGAGACCTTTCTCAATGCCCTGGGACGGGATCATTTTGAAGCCAAGAGCGCCGGTCTGGAGCCCGGGCAGCTCAACCCGCTGGCCGTTCAGGCCATGGCCGAGGCCGGATTCGACATCTCCAAGAACCCGACTAAAAGCGTCTTCGATATTTTCCGCCGGGGTGAGCTTTTTTCCTTTGTCATCACTGTCTGCGACGCCGAGGCGGCCGAAAAATGCCCCATTTTCCCCGGAATCACGACAACCCTGAACTGGAGCTTCGAGGACCCGTCCTCTTTTGAGGGAACCTGGGAGGAGCGTCTGGAGAAAACGCGCCGCGTCCGGGACGCCATCCGGTCCCGGGTGGAGGAATTCATCCTCGAACACGGCCCAAAGGATCGCGAGCTTCTCGACTTTTCCCTCGATCAAAAAAAAGACTGA
- a CDS encoding FAD-binding protein, with amino-acid sequence MRKGTLRIGRVDFPVHAVNTLIIGSGAAALNAAVRLHDYGQTDIAIITDAWDGGTSFNSGSDKQTYYKLSLAGSEPDSPLKMAEDLFAGGCMHGDIALCEAQNSPRAFFDLVGLGVPFPFDEYGAYVGYKTDHDPRQRATSAGPLTSRLMFEALAREVRRRRIKVFDRHNAIALLTEGKGAGKAVIGAVALDKKRLRPPELGFVLFNAVNVVLGTGGPGGLYRYSVYPESQTGSHGLAFAAGAVAQNLTESQFGLASLKFRWNLSGTYQQVLPRYFSTDREGGDEKEFLTEVFPDMGRLATAIFLKGYQWPFDPRKISNYGSSLIDLLVYRETVERGRRVFLDFRRNLSGGGRLEDFSFRLLSEEARAYLEKSDALLATPILRLKHMNHPAFEIYKSHGIDLGRQPLEIAVCAQHNNGGFRGNIWWESNIHRLFPVGEANGTHGIYRPGGSALNSGQVGGLRAALFIARKSRKAPRADRAFQAAARSQVQAHYEQALRMIDPASRETGLLRQIDGELKDRMSSHGAHIRRVEDIPRQVRAAWSLRRKAETQLRVPSARLLPEAFRVQDLCLSHAIYLEAMEEYHARGGKSRGSYLVLDRDGHLPCPGLEAAWKFADTPADAFVNRKILEVFIDDDGTVRKRWVPVRPVPREDKWFENVWNDFMKDGIIREEE; translated from the coding sequence ATGAGGAAGGGGACGTTGCGCATCGGACGTGTCGATTTTCCCGTCCACGCCGTAAACACCCTCATCATTGGAAGCGGAGCCGCCGCGCTCAACGCCGCCGTCCGGCTTCACGATTACGGGCAGACCGACATCGCCATTATCACGGACGCCTGGGACGGAGGGACATCATTCAATTCCGGATCCGACAAACAGACTTATTACAAGCTGTCCCTGGCCGGATCCGAGCCCGACTCCCCTTTGAAGATGGCCGAGGACCTCTTTGCCGGAGGCTGTATGCACGGCGACATCGCTCTCTGTGAGGCCCAGAACTCGCCGCGGGCGTTTTTCGATCTCGTCGGTCTGGGAGTGCCCTTCCCTTTTGACGAATATGGAGCCTACGTCGGCTACAAGACCGACCACGATCCGCGCCAGAGAGCGACATCGGCCGGACCGCTGACCTCCCGGCTGATGTTCGAAGCCCTGGCCCGGGAAGTCCGGAGGCGGCGCATCAAGGTTTTCGACCGCCACAACGCGATCGCCCTGCTGACCGAGGGCAAAGGCGCGGGAAAAGCCGTGATCGGCGCCGTCGCCCTGGATAAAAAACGGCTCCGCCCGCCGGAACTGGGCTTCGTCCTGTTCAACGCCGTCAATGTCGTTCTGGGGACAGGGGGCCCTGGAGGCCTGTACCGGTATTCCGTCTATCCCGAAAGCCAGACCGGATCTCACGGCCTGGCCTTCGCCGCCGGGGCCGTGGCTCAAAACCTGACCGAGTCCCAGTTCGGGCTGGCCTCTCTGAAATTCCGCTGGAATCTCTCGGGCACCTATCAGCAGGTTTTGCCGCGGTATTTCTCGACGGATCGGGAGGGCGGTGACGAAAAAGAGTTTCTGACCGAGGTCTTCCCGGACATGGGTCGGCTGGCCACGGCGATTTTTCTGAAGGGATACCAGTGGCCCTTTGATCCCCGGAAGATTTCGAATTACGGGTCCTCACTGATCGACCTCCTTGTCTACCGTGAGACCGTCGAACGGGGACGTCGGGTTTTTCTGGATTTTCGGCGGAATCTTTCGGGAGGAGGGCGCCTGGAGGACTTTTCCTTCCGCCTGCTGTCCGAAGAAGCCCGGGCCTACCTGGAAAAATCCGACGCGCTCCTGGCCACGCCCATCCTTCGCCTCAAACACATGAATCACCCCGCCTTCGAGATCTACAAGAGCCACGGCATCGACCTGGGTCGACAGCCGCTCGAAATCGCCGTCTGCGCCCAGCACAACAACGGCGGCTTCCGGGGGAATATCTGGTGGGAATCCAACATTCACCGGCTCTTTCCCGTGGGTGAAGCGAACGGCACGCACGGCATTTATCGTCCGGGCGGTTCGGCCCTGAATTCCGGCCAGGTCGGCGGACTTCGGGCCGCGCTCTTCATCGCCAGAAAATCCAGAAAGGCGCCGCGGGCCGACCGTGCTTTTCAGGCCGCGGCAAGAAGCCAGGTTCAGGCCCATTACGAACAGGCTCTGCGCATGATCGATCCCGCATCCCGCGAGACCGGGCTTCTCCGGCAGATCGACGGCGAATTGAAGGATCGCATGTCCTCCCACGGCGCCCATATCCGCAGGGTCGAAGACATCCCGCGACAGGTCCGGGCGGCCTGGAGCCTTCGTCGCAAGGCCGAAACCCAGCTTCGCGTTCCCTCGGCCCGGCTTCTGCCCGAAGCCTTCCGTGTCCAGGATCTCTGCCTGTCCCATGCCATTTACCTGGAAGCCATGGAGGAATACCATGCCCGCGGCGGGAAAAGCCGGGGGTCCTATCTCGTTCTGGACCGGGACGGGCATCTTCCCTGCCCCGGGCTCGAAGCCGCTTGGAAATTCGCCGACACCCCGGCCGATGCCTTCGTCAACCGGAAGATCCTCGAGGTTTTCATCGATGACGACGGGACGGTCCGCAAGCGCTGGGTTCCCGTCCGGCCCGTCCCCCGCGAGGACAAATGGTTCGAAAACGTCTGGAACGATTTCATGAAAGACGGCATCATCCGCGAGGAAGAATAA
- a CDS encoding 3-ketoacyl-ACP reductase produces the protein MTMTPTAVVTGAGRGIGRGITLELAAAGFDICGIDNDFDPNRTDSGLFEVRERILALGRDFLALEGDVAALDGHEDVLQAVLRKFGRVDVLVNNAGVAPLERKGILETGPESYDRLMAINARGAFFLTQRFAREMIRQAESHPEPFRCIVFITSVSAAMSSTSRPEYCISKAALSMTATLFADALAGCGIPVYEIRPGIIRTDMTAPVKDAYDRRIADGLVPQGRWGEPGDIGRAVAALAGGAFAFSTGAVIEVSGGLNIRRL, from the coding sequence ATGACCATGACTCCAACGGCGGTCGTCACGGGCGCAGGGCGAGGCATCGGGCGCGGCATCACTCTGGAGCTTGCGGCGGCGGGGTTCGACATCTGCGGCATCGACAACGACTTCGATCCGAACCGCACGGATTCGGGTCTGTTCGAGGTCCGGGAACGCATTCTCGCCCTCGGACGGGATTTCCTCGCCCTTGAGGGGGATGTTGCCGCCCTTGACGGGCACGAGGACGTGCTCCAGGCCGTTCTCCGGAAGTTCGGCCGTGTCGATGTCCTGGTCAATAACGCCGGAGTGGCGCCGCTCGAGCGCAAGGGCATTCTCGAGACCGGGCCGGAGAGCTATGATCGTCTGATGGCGATCAATGCCCGAGGGGCGTTTTTCCTGACCCAGCGATTCGCCCGGGAGATGATCCGTCAGGCGGAGTCCCATCCCGAGCCATTCCGCTGTATCGTCTTCATCACCTCGGTTTCGGCCGCAATGTCTTCGACCTCGAGGCCGGAGTACTGCATTTCCAAGGCGGCCCTCAGCATGACGGCCACCCTGTTCGCCGACGCCCTGGCCGGATGCGGCATTCCGGTTTACGAGATCCGGCCGGGCATCATTCGCACCGACATGACCGCGCCGGTCAAAGACGCCTACGACCGGAGGATCGCGGACGGACTCGTCCCTCAGGGGCGTTGGGGCGAACCCGGCGACATCGGGCGGGCCGTGGCCGCGCTGGCCGGCGGGGCGTTCGCGTTTTCGACGGGCGCCGTGATCGAGGTCAGCGGCGGTCTGAACATCCGGCGACTCTAA
- a CDS encoding DUF5668 domain-containing protein codes for MSSKSGSQGRIFWGLFLILIGFLFLLDRMNRLDIWGLFRQYWPAVFIVIGLSILINKEFRNAADGYIFIVIGGLLLLMRMRILDRSLWHYIWPLAIIAAGLWILLRPVFSGRNSGFPKITADDLKISAVLAGMKRRVESLNFKGGTAEAVLGGVEIDFSGASLAEGKATLALTAILGGIEIRVPRDWQIVLEGTPILGGIEDKTRAVSEQDKKGTLYIKATAVLGGIEIKD; via the coding sequence ATGTCATCGAAATCGGGTTCGCAAGGACGCATTTTCTGGGGTCTTTTTCTCATCCTGATCGGATTCCTGTTCCTGCTGGACAGAATGAACCGCCTGGATATCTGGGGTCTTTTCAGGCAGTACTGGCCGGCCGTATTCATCGTCATCGGTCTGTCCATCCTGATCAATAAGGAATTCAGGAATGCCGCCGACGGATATATCTTCATCGTGATCGGCGGCCTGTTGCTTCTCATGCGGATGAGAATTCTCGACCGCTCCCTGTGGCATTACATCTGGCCCCTGGCCATTATCGCCGCGGGACTGTGGATTCTCCTGAGACCTGTCTTTTCAGGCAGAAACAGCGGGTTTCCCAAAATCACCGCCGACGACCTCAAAATCTCGGCCGTTCTGGCCGGAATGAAGAGGCGCGTCGAATCCCTCAATTTCAAGGGAGGAACGGCGGAAGCCGTGCTGGGCGGTGTCGAGATCGATTTTTCCGGCGCCTCGCTCGCCGAAGGGAAAGCGACACTCGCCTTGACGGCCATCCTGGGCGGCATCGAAATCCGGGTGCCCCGAGACTGGCAGATCGTTCTCGAAGGCACTCCGATTCTCGGAGGCATCGAAGATAAAACCCGGGCCGTGTCCGAACAGGACAAGAAAGGCACGCTTTATATCAAAGCGACAGCCGTTCTGGGCGGCATCGAAATCAAGGACTGA
- a CDS encoding NADP-dependent isocitrate dehydrogenase yields MTDRKIYWTETDEAPYLATFSFYPIIKGFTKGTGVDVVLSDISLAGRILANFPDFLTEAQRIPDNLAMLGELALTPEANIIKLPNISASIPQLQEAIAELQSQGYKFPDYPENPKTDAEKEIQTRYAKVLGSAVNPVLRQGNSDRRAPVSVKKYAQKHPKKLPLKPWSPDSKTHVAHMTEGDFYGNEKSVTVDKGGDVRIEFQGAGGAVKVLKDKLPVLPGEVVSGTFMSRKALRAFYAEQIEDAKAQGLLLSLHLKATMMKVSDPILFGHAVSVFYEKALTKHAAVLKEVGFNPNNGIGDLYAKIKGLPEAKRAEIEADIQAVYAERPALAMVNSDEGITNLHVPSDIIVDASMPVVVRESGQMWGPDGNLHETKAMIPDRCYSRVYKAMIEDCKKHGAYDRATMGSVPNVGLMAQQAEEYGSHPTTYEIPADGTIRVVAADGQTLMEHKVEIGDVWRLSRVKDIPIRDWVKLAVKRARATGSHAVFWLDKNRAHDAQLIAKIERYLKDHDTNGLTIKIMPPVDAVNYSLERTRKGLDTISVTGNVLRDYLTDLFPILEIGTSAYMLSIVPLLAGGGLFETGAGGSAPKHVQQFEKVNYLRWDSLGEFSAFAASLEHLSAAFNNDKAKILAETLDAAIGKFLDNEKSPARKVGQIDIRGSHFYLALYWAEFLAAQDKDLELKARFTAVAKALGENADKIDAELIAVQGVPVDMGGYYHPDKKKVDAAMRPNPILNAIIDAL; encoded by the coding sequence ATGACCGACCGCAAAATCTACTGGACAGAGACCGACGAGGCCCCCTATCTGGCCACGTTTTCCTTTTACCCGATCATCAAGGGTTTCACCAAAGGCACCGGCGTCGATGTCGTCCTGAGCGATATCTCCCTGGCCGGCCGCATCCTTGCCAACTTTCCCGACTTTCTGACCGAAGCCCAGCGCATCCCCGACAACCTGGCCATGCTCGGCGAGCTGGCCCTGACGCCCGAGGCCAACATCATCAAGCTGCCGAACATCAGCGCCTCGATCCCCCAGCTTCAGGAAGCCATCGCAGAGCTTCAGTCCCAAGGCTACAAGTTTCCCGACTACCCCGAAAACCCAAAAACAGACGCGGAAAAAGAGATCCAGACCCGCTACGCCAAGGTCCTGGGCAGCGCCGTCAACCCGGTTCTCCGTCAGGGAAACTCCGACCGCCGGGCGCCGGTCTCGGTGAAAAAATACGCCCAGAAGCATCCCAAAAAATTGCCCCTTAAACCTTGGTCCCCCGACTCCAAGACCCATGTCGCCCACATGACCGAAGGCGACTTTTATGGAAACGAGAAGTCCGTGACCGTGGACAAAGGCGGGGATGTCCGGATCGAGTTCCAGGGAGCGGGCGGCGCGGTCAAAGTCCTCAAGGACAAGCTGCCCGTGCTTCCCGGAGAGGTTGTATCCGGGACCTTCATGAGCCGCAAGGCCCTGAGGGCTTTCTACGCCGAGCAGATCGAGGACGCCAAAGCCCAGGGCTTGCTTCTTTCTCTTCACCTCAAGGCGACCATGATGAAGGTTTCCGACCCGATCCTCTTCGGGCACGCCGTTTCCGTCTTCTATGAAAAAGCCCTGACCAAGCATGCCGCCGTTCTCAAGGAAGTCGGGTTCAATCCCAACAACGGCATCGGTGACCTCTATGCCAAGATAAAGGGCCTCCCCGAAGCCAAGCGGGCGGAGATCGAGGCCGACATCCAGGCCGTATACGCTGAAAGGCCGGCCCTGGCCATGGTCAACTCCGACGAAGGCATCACCAATCTTCACGTTCCGAGCGACATCATCGTCGACGCCTCCATGCCCGTCGTCGTCCGCGAGTCGGGGCAGATGTGGGGCCCGGACGGCAACCTCCATGAAACCAAGGCCATGATCCCCGACCGCTGCTACTCAAGGGTTTACAAGGCCATGATCGAGGACTGCAAAAAGCACGGCGCATACGACCGGGCGACCATGGGCAGCGTGCCCAATGTCGGGCTGATGGCCCAGCAGGCCGAGGAATACGGATCCCACCCGACGACATACGAGATCCCGGCCGACGGGACGATTCGGGTCGTCGCGGCCGACGGGCAAACCCTCATGGAGCACAAGGTCGAGATCGGGGACGTCTGGCGGTTGTCGCGGGTCAAGGACATCCCGATCCGGGACTGGGTCAAGCTGGCCGTCAAGAGAGCCCGGGCGACGGGCTCCCACGCCGTGTTCTGGCTCGACAAGAACCGGGCCCACGACGCCCAGCTCATCGCCAAGATCGAACGCTATCTCAAGGACCACGACACGAACGGGCTGACCATCAAGATCATGCCTCCCGTCGACGCCGTAAATTATTCCCTGGAGCGAACCCGCAAGGGCCTGGATACGATATCAGTGACCGGAAACGTCCTTCGTGACTATCTGACGGACCTTTTCCCGATTCTCGAAATCGGCACGAGCGCCTACATGCTGTCCATAGTCCCACTTCTCGCCGGAGGCGGATTGTTCGAGACGGGCGCCGGCGGATCGGCCCCCAAGCATGTCCAGCAGTTCGAGAAGGTCAACTATCTCCGCTGGGATTCCCTCGGCGAGTTCTCGGCCTTCGCCGCCTCGCTGGAGCATTTGAGCGCCGCGTTCAACAACGATAAGGCCAAGATTTTGGCCGAAACCCTCGATGCGGCCATCGGCAAGTTCCTGGACAACGAAAAATCGCCGGCCCGCAAGGTCGGACAGATCGATATCCGGGGCAGCCATTTCTACCTGGCGCTTTACTGGGCCGAATTCCTCGCCGCCCAGGACAAGGATCTGGAACTCAAGGCCCGCTTTACAGCGGTGGCCAAGGCGCTTGGAGAAAACGCAGACAAGATCGACGCCGAATTGATCGCGGTCCAGGGCGTTCCGGTGGATATGGGCGGCTACTATCACCCGGACAAGAAAAAGGTCGATGCGGCCATGAGGCCGAATCCGATCCTGAACGCGATTATCGACGCGCTTTAA
- a CDS encoding DUF3597 domain-containing protein codes for MSFQPPPAPPRAGTPLQPPPAPPKAGAPVPPPPPAGASSQPPSAAKGWFPFPTPMPAAAPKAVPVVDVMAKLEELAKANPQKLNWKTSIVDLLKLLNIDSSFAARKELATELQCPPEKMQDSAQMNMWLHKTVLQKIAENGGNIPKELLG; via the coding sequence GTGTCTTTCCAGCCCCCTCCGGCGCCGCCGCGGGCAGGGACGCCTTTACAGCCGCCCCCTGCTCCGCCCAAAGCGGGCGCTCCGGTTCCCCCTCCGCCTCCCGCAGGCGCATCTTCCCAACCGCCTTCCGCCGCCAAAGGATGGTTCCCGTTTCCGACTCCGATGCCGGCTGCGGCTCCGAAGGCCGTCCCCGTCGTGGATGTCATGGCCAAGCTCGAAGAACTCGCCAAGGCCAATCCCCAGAAGCTCAACTGGAAGACGTCCATCGTCGACCTGCTGAAGCTCTTGAATATCGACAGCAGCTTCGCCGCCCGCAAGGAGCTCGCAACCGAACTCCAGTGCCCGCCGGAAAAGATGCAGGATTCCGCCCAGATGAACATGTGGCTTCACAAGACCGTCCTTCAGAAAATCGCGGAAAACGGCGGCAACATTCCCAAGGAGCTTCTGGGCTGA
- a CDS encoding type II toxin-antitoxin system PemK/MazF family toxin, which produces MYNRRTGLAVFCPVTSQVMGYPFEVLIPPGLPVSGAVLSDQVKNLDWRARRVEPICALPPGTVDEILGKLGTLLF; this is translated from the coding sequence ATCTACAATCGACGGACGGGACTGGCCGTATTTTGCCCGGTCACATCCCAAGTCATGGGCTACCCCTTCGAGGTGTTGATCCCGCCCGGGCTTCCTGTTTCAGGGGCCGTCCTCTCCGACCAGGTCAAAAACCTGGATTGGCGGGCCCGCCGGGTCGAGCCGATCTGCGCCTTGCCCCCGGGCACGGTCGATGAAATTCTGGGTAAGCTCGGAACGCTTCTTTTCTGA
- a CDS encoding ATP-binding protein gives MYIHRTMEKFVIEADRQFPVLLVTGARQVGKTTLLNRLSRSDRTFVTLDDPLILTLAREDPALFLQKYRPPVLIDEIQYAPELLPHIKMAVDRNPGKGGFWLTGSQPFHLMKGVSESLAGRVAVVSLLGLSRRELLGAGRESEPFLPTADDIELRLRTGGVLDLDSLYRLIWRGSYPALAAHDDVDRELFFSSYLQTYLQRDVRDLARVGSETAFVRFLRAAAARTGRMLNMTDLARDSDVVVNTVKSWLSILQASGIVYLLEPYFTNITKRLVKTPKLYFLDTGLCAYLTEWSSPQTLEAGAMSGAILETWVVAELLKSYHHSGRRAPFHYYRDKDQKEIDLLIEQDGTHFPLEVKKTASPGRDTAGHFAALKNAGLRVGPGGVVCLVHDHIPLAAGVQAIPVSAI, from the coding sequence ATGTACATTCATCGGACCATGGAAAAATTCGTGATCGAAGCCGACCGCCAGTTCCCCGTGCTTCTTGTTACGGGAGCCCGACAAGTCGGAAAAACCACGCTTCTTAATCGTTTAAGCCGATCCGATCGGACCTTTGTAACTCTTGACGATCCCTTGATCTTGACCCTGGCCCGCGAAGATCCGGCGCTTTTTCTCCAGAAGTATCGACCTCCCGTCTTGATCGACGAAATTCAGTATGCCCCTGAACTCTTGCCCCACATCAAGATGGCGGTGGACAGGAATCCCGGCAAAGGCGGCTTCTGGCTGACCGGCTCTCAACCTTTTCACCTGATGAAAGGCGTATCTGAATCCCTGGCCGGACGGGTGGCTGTTGTTTCCCTTCTGGGGTTGTCGCGCCGGGAGTTGTTGGGTGCCGGCCGTGAATCGGAACCTTTCCTCCCGACGGCGGATGACATCGAGCTCCGGCTGCGGACCGGCGGCGTCCTGGATCTTGATTCGCTCTATCGCCTGATCTGGCGCGGCTCCTATCCGGCCCTCGCCGCCCATGATGACGTGGACAGGGAGCTTTTTTTCTCTTCGTATTTGCAGACTTACCTGCAGCGGGATGTTCGCGACCTGGCCCGTGTCGGGAGCGAAACCGCCTTTGTCCGTTTTCTGCGGGCCGCCGCGGCCCGGACCGGCCGCATGCTCAACATGACCGATCTTGCGCGGGACTCGGATGTCGTCGTGAACACCGTAAAAAGCTGGCTTTCCATCCTTCAGGCCTCGGGGATTGTTTATCTTCTCGAGCCGTATTTCACCAACATCACTAAACGCCTGGTGAAAACGCCCAAGCTCTATTTTCTCGATACGGGATTGTGCGCCTACCTCACGGAGTGGTCCAGCCCCCAAACTCTTGAGGCCGGCGCCATGTCCGGCGCTATCCTGGAGACCTGGGTTGTTGCGGAGCTGCTCAAGAGCTACCATCACTCCGGCCGGAGAGCCCCATTTCACTATTACCGCGACAAGGATCAGAAAGAGATCGATCTTCTGATCGAGCAGGACGGCACGCATTTCCCTCTGGAAGTCAAAAAAACGGCCTCTCCCGGGCGGGACACGGCCGGTCATTTCGCGGCTCTCAAGAACGCGGGTCTTCGCGTCGGCCCCGGCGGCGTGGTCTGCCTGGTTCACGACCATATTCCCCTGGCGGCCGGCGTGCAGGCCATTCCGGTTTCGGCGATTTGA